The Halomonas elongata DSM 2581 DNA segment TGTCACGCCCGTGGCATTGCCGGGTAGCTAAGGTCGGACGGGATAACCGCTGAAAGCATCTAAGCGGGAAGCCCCCTTCAAGATGAGATCTCCCCGAGGCCTCGAGCCTCCTGAAGGGTCCAGCAAGACGAGCTGGTTGATAGGCCGGATGTGGAAGCGCTGCAAGGCGTTGAGCTGACCGGTACTAATGGCCCGTGAGGCTTGACCATATAACACCCAAGGAGTCTGGATGACAGACGACGCCGGGTACGCGAGAGACGTATCGTCAGCAGGGTTGCATTGATGTTTTTCGCCTGACGACCATAGCGAGCGGGCACCACCTGAACCCATGCCGAACTCAGCAGTGAAACCGCTCAGCGCCGATGGTAGTGTGGGAGTTCCCATGCGAGAGTAGGTCATCGTCAGGCACTTATCTGAAAAATCCCCCGGTATCCCCGGGGGATTTTTTTATGTCAGTACGATGGGCTGTCATCGCATGCGAGAGTAGGGTGAGCGCCGCTCGGACAAGGTATTGCCTTGTCAGGCGCGAACGGGCGAGGTGGAAAGCCGCGATGCGGCGTCCCGAGCCCAGGCTCCAGGCCACGGCGTGGCCGTGGAGGCGTCAGGCATCTATCCCGAGAAAACCCCGGCTTCATGCGAAGTCGGGGTTTTTTCATGTCTGGAGAAAGGCGCCATGACTCGGGTAGCGATAAGGCGAATTTCCGGCGCTTGGCTTGTTCCGATAGAATATGGGTTTTCCTTGGTTGGGGCCTGTGCATGACCATCGGAGACCTGATCCGCTTGCTGAGCGATGGCGAGTTTCATTCCGGCGAACAGCTTGGAGAGCGGCTGGGTGTTTCACGTGCGGCAGTCTGGAAGCAGTTGCGTAAACTCGAGTCGCTGGGCATCCCCATGGAGGCGGTGAAGGGGCAGGGGTATCGTCTTGCCGAACCACTGGAGCTGCTCGATGGCAGTGTCATCGTTGCGGGCCTGCCGCGGGAGGCCCGGCGCTGTGTCACGCGGTTGTTCGTCGAGGAAGTTCTGCCCTCGAGCAATCAGTTTCTTCGGGAGCGTTTCGGGCAGGGGGCTGGCCATGGCGAGGTCTGCCTGGTCGAACAGCAGAGCGCCGGCAAGGGGCGCCGTGGACGGCCCTGGGTGACGCCGTGGGGGCGTACCCTGATGTTGTCGGTGGGATGGCGTTTTGAGTCCGGCATCGCGGCCCTGGAGGGGCTGAGCCTGGCCGTGGGCGTCGTTCTGTCCCAGGTGCTGGAGTCGCATGGCGTGAAGCCGCTACTCAAGTGGCCCAATGACGTATTGCTGGAAACCGAGACGGGCGGGCTCGGTAAGCTGGCCGGCATTCTGGTGGAAATGAGCGGGGATGCGGCGGGGCCTTGCGAGGTCGTGGTGGGGATCGGCATCAATGTCGATTTGTCCGCCGCGTTCAGAGAGGGGATAGAGCAGCCGGTGTCGGCGGTGCGGGATCAGGCCCCGGATCTTGCCCGCAATCAGCTGGCCATCGAGTTGCTGGCCCGTCTGATGCCGCTGCTGGCTGGCTTCGAGCATTCAGGGTTTGCGAGCTGGCAGGCAGAGTGGAACGCGCGTCATGCCTTTGCCGGTCAGGAAGTGGATGTCATCCAGGGTGAGCGCCGCGAAGTGGCCGTCGCCGAGCAGGTCGATGAGTCTGGGAATCTGTGGGTCAAGGATGCGTCGCGGCGTTGGAAGCTGGCCGGTGGCGAGATCAGCGTGCGGGGCCGTGTATGATTCTCGATCTGGATATCGGGAACACGCTGTCGAAATGGCGACTCAAGGATGCCGACAGCAGTGAGATACGTTCCCGAGGGGCGGTCTGGACCCGTGAGGAGTGGCGTCCGGGGGCGGATATTCCGGACCTGGACGTCGTCGAATCGGTACGCATTTCCAGCGTGGCTCGTCAGGCGGTGCTCGCCCGCACGGTGAGCCTGTTGCGGCACCGGGTGGGAGGGGTTCATGTCGCCCGTTCCACGCCGGAGGCCCTGGGAGTGACCAATGGCTATGAGGAACCTGCGCGGCTGGGTGTCGATCGCTGGATGGGGGTGCTGGCAGGCTATCAGCTGGCGGGAGGGTGCTGCTCGGTGGATTGTGGCAGTGCCATCACCATGGACTTCGTGCTGCCTGGCGGTCGACACCTAGGCGGTTACATCCTGCCGGGACTGCGCTTGATGAAGGAGAGTCTCCAGCTCGGTACTCGCAATGTGGCCATCGATCCGGACAGTGAGGCCGACGAGCTTCTGGAACCGGGTGTGCGTACCGTCGAGGCCGTCAATCATGGCATCTACATGGCGGCGGTCAGTGCGGTGAATCGCATCTACAGTGAAGTGTGCGATCAGCAGGGCGTCGCTCTGCCGCTGCTGGTGACCGGAGGGGATGCGCGGGTGGTATCCCGCGGCATTCAGGCGCCGCATGCCGTATGGCCCGACATGGTTTATGGTGGTCTCGAGGCCTGCTTTCCCTTGACGGCAGCCGAGCGTGCCGGTCGGATGTCGGGGGCGCCGAGCGTGCCGCGGCCGGTGTCGCTAGAAAAGATTCGCGCTGGCCTTGCATTCTCCATGCTGCTTTGACAGAATGCGTCGCGTTCCGGAGCGGCAGGCCCGTATTGACGAGGATGCCCTGTCAGGATGGTTGAGAAAACAATCACTTGACACCGAAACATGGAGCTGTAAAATGCTCCGCCAGTTGGAGGGGTTCCCGAGTGGCCAAAGGGAGCAGACTGTAAATCTGCCGCGAAAGCTTCGAAGGTTCGAATCCTTCCCCCTCCACCAAGTTTTTGCCGTGCTCGCCTGGCGAGAATGGCGCGAGAGTTGGGCAGGCGGGCATAGTTCAATGGTAGAACCTCAGCCTTCCAAGCTGATGATGCGGGTTCGATCCCCGCTGCCCGCTCCAGTATTTAGGTATTTCGATACCTGTTGTTATGCTCATGTAGCTCAGGGGTAGAGCACACCCTTGGTAAGGGTGAGGTCGACGGTTCAAATCCGTCCATGAGCTCCATTGCGAAAAGGCGGGCGAATAGCTCGCCTTTTCTTTTTCTTCCGGAGGTGAGCGTGCCGGAGGGGGTTGCCAGGCGAGAAGGCTTTTGCTATCATGGCGCCCGCTGTCGCTCAGGCACCGCTGCAAAGGCGGGCCTTGAAGGCATACAGGCCAGTGGCTCAATTGGCAGAGCAGCGGTCTCCAAAACCGCAGGTTGGGGGTTCGAGTCCCTCCTGGCCTGCCAGTCTTCCCCAGGCTGGCAATATCCCGTATACTGTCTTGTTTTCGATTGCTGCCCCTGAGGAGTCTCGTGGTCATGAAACATAACGCCGAGGTGCAGGAGTCGCGCCACGACGGGCTCAAGTGGGCGGTTGTCGTCATTCTGTTGGTTCTGGCTGTGGTCGGCAATGCGTACTTTGCCGACATGGCATTACTTTATCGTGTGCTCGGTGTCGTCGCGCTCAGCGTGGTGGCGGCGCTGGTGGCATTGACCACCACGAAGGGTCGCGAGCTGCTCGAGCTGGCCCGCAATGCGAAGAAGGAAATTCAGCGCGTTGTCTGGCCGACTCGTCCCGAAACCATTCAGACGACCGCCATCGTGCTGGTCGCTGTCCTGGTGGTGGGGCTGGTGCTGTGGCTCATCGACACGCTTCTTGGCTGGGCGATGTCCGGCGTCATTGGTTAGGAGTCCGCATGTCCAAGCGTTGGTACGTCGTACACGCCTATTCCGGCTTCGAGAAGCATGTCATGCGCTCGCTCACCGAGCGCGTGAAGCTGTATGGCATGGAGGATCGCTTCGGCGAGATCCTGGTGCCGACCGAAGAAGTCGTCGAAGTGCGTGACGGCAAACGCCGCAAGAGCGAGCGCAAATTCTATCCCGGCTATGTGCTGGTCGAGATGGAAATGGCCGATGATACCTGGCACCTGGTCAATGAAACCCCGCGTGTCATGGGGTTCATCGGTGGCACCAAGGAAAAACCGGCGCCGATCACGCAGCGTGAAGCGGACGCCATTCTCAGTCGCGTCAAGGACGGTACTGAGCAGCCGCGGCCCAAGACCATGTTTGAGCCGGGGCAGTCGGTGCGTGTCATCGACGGACCTTTCGCCGATTTCAATGGCGTGGTCGAGGAAGTCAACTACGACAAGAGCCGCTTGCAGGTCAGCGTGTTGATCTTCGGTCGTTCCACGCCCGTCGAGCTGGAATTCGCTCAGGTCGAGAAAGAGTGACCCGAGCATGAAGGTGGCGGCCACCGCGGTGGCCGCTTAATCCGGGGAGCCGCAAGGCGTTCGTACCCATCAGGAGCGTATTATGGCCAAGAAAGTACAGGCTTACATCAAGCTGCAGGTTGCAGCTGGTAAGGCCAATCCGAGTCCCCCCGTGGGCCCCGCGCTGGGTCAGCACGGCGTCAACATCATGGAATTCTGCAAGGCGTTCAACGCTGAGACGCAGAATCTCGAGCCGGGTCTGCCGACTCCGGTCGTGATCACCGTGTACTCCGACCGCAGCTTCACCTTCATCACCAAGACCCCGCCCGCGGCGGTCCTGCTGAAGAAGGCGGCTGGTATCAAGTCCGGCTCAGGCGAGCCGAACAAGAACAAGGTCGGTACCGTGACCCGTGAGCAGCTCGAAGAGATTGCCCAGGCCAAGGAGCCGGATCTGACGGCTGCCGATCTCGACGCCGCGGTGCGTACCATTGCCGGTAGCGCCCGCAGCATGGGCCTGAACGTGGAGGGTCTCTGATCATGGCTAAGCTGACCAAACGTGCAAAGCTGTTCCGTGAAAAGGTCGACCCGAACAAGGCGTACAGCCTGGACGAGGCCGTCGCGCTGCTTTCCGAACTGTCCAACGTGAAGTTCAAGGAATCCGTCGACGTCGCCATCAACCTGGGTGTCGATCCGCGTAAATCCGACCAGGTCGTGCGTGGCGCCACCGTCATGCCCAATGGCACTGGCAAGGACGTGCGTGTTGCCGTCTTTACCCAGGGCGCCAACGCCGATGCCGCCAAGGAAGCCGGTGCCGATATCGTCGGCATGGACGACCTGGCCGAGCAGGTCAAGAAGGGCCAGCTCGATTTCGACGTGGTCATCGCCTCGCCGGATGCCATGCGTGTCGTCGGCCAGCTGGGCCAGATTCTCGGTCCGCGTGGCCTGATGCCGAACCCCAAGGTCGGCACCGTGACGCCTGACGTCGCCACCGCGGTCAAGAACGCCAAGGCCGGCCAGGTGCGCTTCCGTACCGACAAGAACGGCATCATCCACACCACTCTGGGCAAGGTCGACTTCGACGCTGCCGCTATCCAGGGCAACCTGGAGGCGCTGATCGCCGACCTGAAGAAGCTCAAGCCGAGCACGTCCAAGGGTGTGTATTTCAAGAAGGTCTCCCTGTCCACCACCATGGGCCCGGGTCTGACCGTCGACCATTCCGCGCTGGTCTGAATCGCGGAGCAGTAAGAGGCAAGTAACTTTGCGGTCCCCGTGCGCTGTTTCGACAAGAGCCGGCGGGGCACCGTCAAAGACCGCAGGTGCCGCCTTCACGCAGGGCGGCTTAATCATCCCGAAGGGGAGGCCTGCGCAGATGGTGTGGCCGCCAGATGTCTGGTGAGCACCATCACCCAGGACCCTCGCCGCTTGCGGTGAGGGAGATGGTAACCACCGGAATGCTCTTGTGAGGTTCCGGCACGAAGGAGTGATCACTGTGCCACTAGCACTCGAAGGCAAGAAAGCGATTGTTGCCGAGGTCAGTGAAGCGGCCAAGGATGCTCTCTCCGTCGTTGTTGCCGATTCTCGTGGTGTCTCGGTCGACAAGATGACCGACCTGCGCAAGCAGGCTCGCGAGAATGGCGTGCAGATCCGTGTTGTGCGCAACACCCTGGCACGCCGCGCCCTGGAGGGCACTCAGTGGGAGTGCCTGAATGAAAGCTTCGTGGGTCCGACTCTGTTGGCCTTCTCCACCGACCATCCGGGCGCTGCCGCCCGTTTGTTCAAGGAGTTCGGCAAGACGGAGAAGGAATTCGAAGTCAAGGCGCTGGCCTACGAAGGCGAGTTCATCCCGGCAAGCGACCTGGACCGACTGGCGACCCTGCCGACTCATGACGAGGCCATCGCCAAGCTGATGTCCGTCATGAAGGAAGCGTCCGCCGGCAAGCTGGTTCGTACGCTGGCTGCGCTGCGTGACCAGAAGCAGGAAGAAGCCGCCTGAGCGACGAGCCCAGGCCCGTCACGCGAATCGAACATTGAATCATCGAGTCGTCGGACTTCCGAGACTCCCGCAAAGTTAGGAACGTGAAAATGGCACTGACCAAAGAAGACATCATCAACGCCGTCGCCGACATGTCCGTGATGGAAGTCGCCGAGCTGATCGAGGCGATGGAAGAGAAGTTCGGCGTGTCCGCCGCTGCTGCCGTCGTGGCCGGCCCGGGCGCTGGTGGTGAAGGCGAAGCCGCTGAAGAACAGACCGAATTCGACCTGGTGCTGACCGGCGCTGGCGACAAGAAGGTCAACGTCATCAAGGCCGTCCGCGAGATCACCGGCCTGGGCCTGAAGGAAGCCAAGGGCGCCGTCGACGGCGTGCCGGCTACCCTGAAGGAAGGCATGTCCAAGGAAGATGCCGAAGAAGCCAAGACCAAGCTGGAAGAAGCCGGCGCGTCCGTGGAGCTCAAGTAACTCTTGTGCCTATGGCTTCACGCGCGGCGTAAGCTTGTACGGCTGGTGGCGGTACACCCGCTGCCGGCCTTTTTCTGTTGTCGCTAGCCGGTAGCCCTTAGGGGCACCGGTTGGCCGAATTCCGATGGCGAGCCTCTTCCGGGGGCTCGCCGTCAGCGCCTGACGGAGCCGACCCCCGTCGGGTGGCGCCGACACGCATCGGTCACCCATGGTGAACAAGCTGGGGAATACAGATGGCTTACTCATACACTGAGAAAAAACGCATCCGCAAGGATTTCGGCAAACTGCCCCAAGTGATGGATGTGCCTTACCTGCTGGCCATCCAGCTTGATTCCTATTACGACTTTCTCCAGCAGGACCGCTCACCCGAAGAACGTCTCGACGTCGGCCTGCATGCCGCTTTCCGTTCGGTCTTCCCGATCGAGAGCTTTTCCGGCAACGCTGCTCTGGAATACGTCAGCTACCGCTTTGGCACGCCGGCGTTCGACGTCAAGGAATGTCAGCTGCGTGGCGTCACCTACTCGGCTCCCTTGCGTGTCAAGGTCCGCCTGATCATCTACGACAAGGACTCGTCGAACAAG contains these protein-coding regions:
- the secE gene encoding preprotein translocase subunit SecE — encoded protein: MKHNAEVQESRHDGLKWAVVVILLVLAVVGNAYFADMALLYRVLGVVALSVVAALVALTTTKGRELLELARNAKKEIQRVVWPTRPETIQTTAIVLVAVLVVGLVLWLIDTLLGWAMSGVIG
- the rplL gene encoding 50S ribosomal protein L7/L12, producing MALTKEDIINAVADMSVMEVAELIEAMEEKFGVSAAAAVVAGPGAGGEGEAAEEQTEFDLVLTGAGDKKVNVIKAVREITGLGLKEAKGAVDGVPATLKEGMSKEDAEEAKTKLEEAGASVELK
- a CDS encoding biotin--[acetyl-CoA-carboxylase] ligase, with the protein product MTIGDLIRLLSDGEFHSGEQLGERLGVSRAAVWKQLRKLESLGIPMEAVKGQGYRLAEPLELLDGSVIVAGLPREARRCVTRLFVEEVLPSSNQFLRERFGQGAGHGEVCLVEQQSAGKGRRGRPWVTPWGRTLMLSVGWRFESGIAALEGLSLAVGVVLSQVLESHGVKPLLKWPNDVLLETETGGLGKLAGILVEMSGDAAGPCEVVVGIGINVDLSAAFREGIEQPVSAVRDQAPDLARNQLAIELLARLMPLLAGFEHSGFASWQAEWNARHAFAGQEVDVIQGERREVAVAEQVDESGNLWVKDASRRWKLAGGEISVRGRV
- the rplJ gene encoding 50S ribosomal protein L10, producing MPLALEGKKAIVAEVSEAAKDALSVVVADSRGVSVDKMTDLRKQARENGVQIRVVRNTLARRALEGTQWECLNESFVGPTLLAFSTDHPGAAARLFKEFGKTEKEFEVKALAYEGEFIPASDLDRLATLPTHDEAIAKLMSVMKEASAGKLVRTLAALRDQKQEEAA
- the nusG gene encoding transcription termination/antitermination protein NusG; this encodes MSKRWYVVHAYSGFEKHVMRSLTERVKLYGMEDRFGEILVPTEEVVEVRDGKRRKSERKFYPGYVLVEMEMADDTWHLVNETPRVMGFIGGTKEKPAPITQREADAILSRVKDGTEQPRPKTMFEPGQSVRVIDGPFADFNGVVEEVNYDKSRLQVSVLIFGRSTPVELEFAQVEKE
- the rplA gene encoding 50S ribosomal protein L1, with the translated sequence MAKLTKRAKLFREKVDPNKAYSLDEAVALLSELSNVKFKESVDVAINLGVDPRKSDQVVRGATVMPNGTGKDVRVAVFTQGANADAAKEAGADIVGMDDLAEQVKKGQLDFDVVIASPDAMRVVGQLGQILGPRGLMPNPKVGTVTPDVATAVKNAKAGQVRFRTDKNGIIHTTLGKVDFDAAAIQGNLEALIADLKKLKPSTSKGVYFKKVSLSTTMGPGLTVDHSALV
- the rplK gene encoding 50S ribosomal protein L11: MAKKVQAYIKLQVAAGKANPSPPVGPALGQHGVNIMEFCKAFNAETQNLEPGLPTPVVITVYSDRSFTFITKTPPAAVLLKKAAGIKSGSGEPNKNKVGTVTREQLEEIAQAKEPDLTAADLDAAVRTIAGSARSMGLNVEGL
- a CDS encoding type III pantothenate kinase, encoding MILDLDIGNTLSKWRLKDADSSEIRSRGAVWTREEWRPGADIPDLDVVESVRISSVARQAVLARTVSLLRHRVGGVHVARSTPEALGVTNGYEEPARLGVDRWMGVLAGYQLAGGCCSVDCGSAITMDFVLPGGRHLGGYILPGLRLMKESLQLGTRNVAIDPDSEADELLEPGVRTVEAVNHGIYMAAVSAVNRIYSEVCDQQGVALPLLVTGGDARVVSRGIQAPHAVWPDMVYGGLEACFPLTAAERAGRMSGAPSVPRPVSLEKIRAGLAFSMLL